One region of Paraburkholderia acidiphila genomic DNA includes:
- a CDS encoding OsmC family protein, with translation MQKTASAKWHGGIKDGQGTISTQTGVLKEAPYGFASRFEGGPGTNPEELIGAAHAGCFTMAFSLFLTQAGFTAESIETKSTVTLDKVGEGFAITSCQLDMTAKIPGIDQAKFDELSKGAKENCPVSKLFANNAKITLNATLV, from the coding sequence ATGCAAAAGACGGCATCGGCAAAATGGCACGGCGGCATCAAGGACGGTCAGGGCACGATCTCGACGCAAACCGGGGTGCTCAAGGAGGCGCCCTATGGCTTCGCCTCGCGTTTCGAAGGCGGTCCCGGCACCAACCCCGAGGAGCTGATCGGCGCGGCGCACGCGGGCTGCTTCACGATGGCGTTCTCGCTCTTTCTGACCCAGGCGGGCTTCACGGCCGAGAGCATCGAGACGAAATCGACCGTCACGCTCGACAAGGTGGGCGAAGGCTTCGCCATCACGAGCTGCCAGCTCGACATGACCGCGAAGATTCCGGGCATCGATCAGGCGAAGTTCGACGAGCTTTCGAAGGGCGCCAAGGAGAACTGCCCGGTATCGAAGCTCTTCGCCAACAACGCGAAGATCACGCTCAACGCGACGCTCGTTTGA
- a CDS encoding MFS transporter, with product MSAPANRYEDLLESASAKVLRHVLPLFLIMFIANYIDRVNVGFAGTHMKADIGLSAAAYGFGAGLFFVGYAIFEVPSNILMQKYGARAWLTRIMGTWGVVAAAMAFVHNDISFYVLRFLLGVAEAGFFPGVIYYFAQWLPQKERGKAAAVFLAGSAFASVLSGPITGALLSVRGLGLAGWQWMFLIEGAFSIVLCGVSWVFLKSRIRDAHWLTSDEQGALETYLAREQAEREAATGAHVPVLRLLKDPQIVLFCFLYFAIQLTIYAATFWLPTIIRKMGGLSDFQVGLYNAIPWMIAIVAMYCFALLSAKYRFQQAWLAIALVIAACGLFASTSSDPVFSFVAICFSAIGFKAASSLFWPMPQGYLDTRVAAGVIALINSLGNLGGFFAPATFGYLQQHTGSITGGLYGLGVTSLIAAAAAFLARNKPSRRAFADDPVSSGAH from the coding sequence ATGTCCGCCCCTGCCAACCGTTATGAAGACCTGCTGGAGTCGGCAAGCGCCAAGGTCCTGCGGCACGTGCTCCCGCTCTTCCTCATCATGTTCATCGCGAACTATATCGACCGTGTGAACGTCGGTTTCGCCGGCACGCATATGAAGGCCGACATCGGCCTTTCGGCGGCGGCGTACGGGTTCGGCGCGGGGCTGTTCTTCGTGGGCTATGCGATCTTCGAGGTGCCGTCCAACATCCTCATGCAAAAGTATGGCGCACGCGCGTGGCTCACGCGCATCATGGGCACCTGGGGCGTGGTCGCGGCCGCCATGGCGTTCGTGCACAACGACATCTCGTTCTACGTGCTGCGTTTTCTGCTGGGTGTGGCCGAAGCGGGCTTCTTTCCCGGCGTGATCTACTACTTCGCGCAGTGGCTGCCGCAGAAAGAGCGCGGCAAGGCGGCGGCCGTGTTTCTCGCGGGCTCGGCGTTCGCCTCGGTGCTCTCGGGCCCGATCACGGGCGCGCTGCTTTCCGTGCGCGGCCTGGGTCTGGCGGGATGGCAGTGGATGTTCCTGATCGAAGGCGCCTTTTCCATCGTGCTGTGCGGCGTGAGCTGGGTGTTCCTCAAGTCGCGCATCCGCGACGCGCACTGGCTCACGAGCGACGAGCAAGGTGCGCTCGAAACCTACCTGGCGCGCGAACAGGCCGAGCGCGAAGCCGCGACGGGCGCGCACGTGCCGGTGCTGCGCCTCTTGAAGGACCCGCAGATCGTGCTGTTCTGCTTCCTCTATTTCGCCATTCAGCTCACCATTTACGCGGCCACGTTCTGGCTGCCCACGATCATTCGCAAGATGGGCGGCCTCAGCGACTTCCAGGTGGGCCTCTATAACGCCATTCCGTGGATGATCGCCATCGTCGCGATGTACTGCTTTGCGCTGCTCTCGGCGAAGTACCGTTTCCAGCAAGCGTGGCTCGCCATCGCCCTCGTGATCGCAGCCTGCGGCCTGTTCGCTTCGACTTCGTCGGACCCGGTGTTCTCGTTCGTGGCGATCTGCTTCTCGGCCATCGGCTTCAAGGCGGCTTCGTCGCTATTCTGGCCCATGCCGCAAGGCTATCTCGACACCCGCGTGGCCGCCGGCGTGATCGCGCTCATCAATTCGCTCGGCAACCTGGGCGGCTTCTTCGCTCCGGCTACCTTCGGCTATCTTCAACAGCATACGGGCTCGATTACCGGCGGCCTCTACGGCTTGGGCGTGACCTCGCTGATTGCCGCCGCCGCCGCGTTCCTTGCCCGCAACAAGCCGTCGCGCCGCGCCTTCGCCGATGATCCCGTCAGCAGCGGCGCGCACTGA
- a CDS encoding cupredoxin domain-containing protein, which yields MSNPLDNHASAEVAARVERRWAVLMVAFVSLLVAVVVFTGLHWAMMPPSRVELVNPETLHVSGEFVESNLGSAVETDGSVTVRILAQQYSFTPQCIVVPANTPITFRATSADVVHGFLVTDTNLNSMVEPGYISTFRTTFDKPADHLMPCHEYCGTGHQGMWAHVKVIDKDAFMQMANQAGNSARRLSCVK from the coding sequence ATGTCGAATCCGCTCGATAACCATGCCAGTGCCGAAGTCGCCGCGCGCGTCGAGCGCCGCTGGGCGGTGCTCATGGTGGCGTTTGTGTCCCTGCTCGTGGCCGTGGTGGTGTTCACCGGTCTGCACTGGGCCATGATGCCGCCCTCGCGCGTCGAACTCGTCAATCCGGAAACGCTGCACGTGTCCGGCGAATTCGTCGAATCGAACCTCGGCAGCGCGGTCGAGACCGACGGCTCCGTGACCGTGCGCATTCTCGCGCAACAGTACTCGTTCACGCCGCAATGCATCGTCGTGCCGGCGAACACGCCCATTACGTTCCGCGCGACGAGCGCCGATGTCGTGCACGGCTTTCTCGTCACGGACACCAACCTGAACTCGATGGTCGAGCCGGGCTACATCTCGACGTTCCGCACGACCTTCGACAAACCCGCCGACCACCTCATGCCGTGCCACGAATATTGCGGCACGGGCCACCAGGGCATGTGGGCCCACGTGAAGGTCATCGACAAGGATGCCTTCATGCAGATGGCGAACCAGGCAGGCAATTCCGCGCGGAGACTCAGCTGTGTTAAATAA
- a CDS encoding c-type cytochrome: MSDERLFSFRNVWFRTGVGATIVVFVVSVLIGFIWLPSAKSDPYFQGIWTAICSAAGVPREWHPVESAVAPGYQLSQVELTPHMLDGATSLSIGRGATLALRCTMCHGPRGISMANSPNLAGQFAIVVFKELHDFQSGARQNAVMSPMARDLSDEDMRDLAAYYASLQPIAHLHGGAPDIVAHGAPLRNIPACASCHGGVDSKIGSPWLDGLPAAYTKAQLLAFANGTRHNDISEQMRNIARNMTPEEIDAAAAWYAGETPPKQP; encoded by the coding sequence ATGAGCGACGAACGCCTGTTCTCGTTTCGCAATGTGTGGTTTCGCACGGGCGTGGGCGCGACGATCGTCGTGTTCGTCGTGTCCGTGCTGATCGGCTTTATCTGGCTGCCTTCCGCCAAGAGCGACCCGTATTTTCAGGGCATCTGGACGGCGATCTGCAGCGCGGCCGGCGTGCCGCGCGAGTGGCATCCGGTCGAATCGGCGGTCGCGCCGGGCTACCAGCTAAGCCAGGTCGAACTCACGCCGCACATGCTCGATGGCGCGACTTCTCTCTCGATTGGCCGCGGCGCGACGCTCGCCCTACGCTGCACGATGTGTCACGGCCCGCGCGGCATCAGCATGGCCAATTCGCCGAATCTGGCGGGCCAGTTCGCCATCGTGGTCTTCAAGGAACTGCACGACTTTCAGTCCGGCGCGCGCCAGAACGCGGTGATGTCGCCCATGGCGCGCGATCTGTCCGATGAGGACATGCGCGACCTCGCGGCGTATTACGCCTCGCTGCAGCCGATTGCGCACCTGCATGGCGGCGCGCCCGACATCGTCGCGCACGGCGCGCCGCTGCGCAATATTCCCGCTTGCGCGTCCTGCCATGGCGGCGTGGACAGCAAGATCGGCAGCCCGTGGCTCGACGGCTTGCCGGCCGCGTACACGAAGGCGCAACTGCTCGCGTTCGCGAACGGCACGCGCCATAACGATATTTCCGAGCAGATGCGCAACATCGCGCGCAACATGACGCCAGAGGAAATCGACGCGGCGGCGGCCTGGTACGCGGGCGAAACGCCGCCGAAGCAACCCTGA
- a CDS encoding c-type cytochrome, which translates to MRNRIVLLVLALALPWAPLFAAPPAEPAPDTMQARVMGCAACHGAHGEGTDNDYFPRLAGKPAGYLFNQLVAFRDGGRSYPPMNYLLAYLPDAYLKQIAEFFAQEHPPYPPPAKPTVDAATLALGKSLVMNGDSKRNVPACALCHGASLTGMQPAIPGLVGLHPNYISAQLGAFRYGTRRAAAPDCMHDIATRLADRDITAIAAWLASQPAPAETTPAAASPLPLACGSVHN; encoded by the coding sequence TTGAGAAACCGCATCGTCCTCCTTGTTCTCGCGCTCGCGCTGCCATGGGCGCCGCTGTTCGCGGCGCCGCCCGCCGAGCCCGCGCCTGACACGATGCAGGCCCGCGTGATGGGTTGCGCGGCTTGCCACGGCGCGCACGGCGAAGGCACCGACAACGACTACTTCCCGCGTCTCGCGGGCAAGCCGGCGGGTTATCTGTTCAACCAGCTCGTCGCGTTCCGTGACGGCGGCCGCAGCTATCCGCCGATGAACTATCTGCTGGCGTATCTGCCCGACGCCTACCTCAAGCAGATCGCGGAGTTCTTCGCGCAGGAGCACCCGCCCTATCCGCCGCCCGCGAAACCCACCGTCGACGCGGCCACGCTCGCGCTCGGCAAGTCGCTCGTCATGAACGGCGACAGCAAGCGCAACGTGCCCGCCTGCGCGCTCTGCCACGGCGCCTCGCTCACGGGCATGCAACCGGCCATTCCGGGTCTCGTGGGCCTGCATCCGAACTACATCAGCGCGCAGCTCGGCGCCTTCCGCTACGGCACGCGCCGCGCGGCCGCGCCGGACTGCATGCACGACATCGCCACCCGTCTCGCCGACCGCGACATCACCGCGATCGCGGCCTGGCTCGCGTCGCAACCCGCGCCTGCCGAAACGACGCCAGCGGCGGCCTCGCCGCTGCCGCTCGCGTGCGGCAGCGTCCATAACTAG
- a CDS encoding b(o/a)3-type cytochrome-c oxidase subunit 1 produces MLNNKRLVLAHFWLAFILFGVALLLGAWQMFVRSPMHPWLNDPELYYRSVTEHGTVMGYVFPTLIAMGFGYAVTELALKRPLVGVKWAWVGFILLALGSVTASVPVALGLASVLYTFYPPMIGNVFYYLGVVLVVVGSWVWVALMGVNTAKWKRENRGKPLPLAMFATTAGAYLWGWTAVGAAIEVLFQILPVAFGWRNTIDAGLARVFFSWTLHAIVYFWLMPAYIAYYTIIPRAIGGRLYSDVMARISFILFLVVAMPIGLHHLFTDPQVGSGFKFVQSVFTALVSVPTLLTVFTICASVEIAGRLRGGKGPFGWLAKLPWDNPQMLAVAFSFVMLGFGGAGGLINMSYQLDQSVHNTQWITGHFHLIYGGAIVIMYFAIAYDLWPQITGRALNNWRLMRWQLWLWFIGMIVTTFPWHLVGLMGMPRRMAYYDYSDPALAGQGALVALSAVGGLILVISAVLFFIVLLQGHRSEAAAPEEYRFSKPVHESATLPVALNSFGLWIVLMIALTITNYGYPIAQLLATPETAVPAIPIGAQR; encoded by the coding sequence GTGTTAAATAACAAGCGACTCGTACTCGCCCACTTCTGGCTCGCGTTCATCTTGTTCGGCGTGGCGCTGCTGCTCGGCGCGTGGCAGATGTTCGTGCGCAGCCCCATGCACCCGTGGCTGAACGACCCCGAGCTTTACTACCGTTCGGTCACGGAGCACGGCACCGTGATGGGCTACGTGTTTCCCACGCTCATCGCCATGGGTTTCGGCTACGCGGTCACGGAACTCGCGCTCAAGCGCCCGCTCGTGGGCGTGAAGTGGGCCTGGGTCGGCTTCATCCTGCTCGCGCTCGGCTCCGTCACCGCCTCGGTGCCCGTGGCGCTCGGCCTCGCCTCGGTGCTCTACACGTTCTATCCGCCGATGATCGGCAACGTGTTCTATTACCTCGGCGTCGTGCTCGTCGTGGTGGGCTCGTGGGTCTGGGTCGCGCTGATGGGCGTGAACACCGCGAAATGGAAGCGCGAAAATCGCGGCAAACCGCTGCCGCTCGCCATGTTCGCGACCACCGCGGGCGCCTACCTCTGGGGCTGGACCGCGGTGGGTGCGGCCATCGAAGTGCTGTTCCAGATCCTGCCCGTGGCCTTCGGTTGGCGCAATACGATCGACGCGGGCCTGGCACGCGTGTTCTTCTCCTGGACGCTGCACGCCATCGTCTACTTCTGGCTCATGCCGGCCTATATCGCGTACTACACGATCATCCCGCGCGCCATTGGCGGGCGGCTCTACAGCGACGTGATGGCGCGTATCTCGTTCATCCTGTTCCTGGTCGTGGCCATGCCGATCGGCCTGCACCACCTGTTCACCGATCCGCAGGTGGGCTCGGGCTTCAAGTTCGTGCAGTCGGTGTTCACGGCGCTCGTCTCGGTGCCGACGCTCCTCACCGTGTTCACGATCTGCGCGTCGGTTGAAATCGCCGGGCGGCTGCGCGGCGGCAAGGGCCCGTTCGGCTGGCTCGCGAAGCTGCCGTGGGACAACCCGCAAATGCTGGCCGTGGCGTTCTCGTTCGTCATGCTCGGCTTTGGCGGCGCGGGCGGTCTCATCAACATGAGCTACCAGCTCGACCAGTCGGTGCACAACACGCAGTGGATCACAGGCCACTTTCACCTGATCTATGGCGGCGCGATCGTCATCATGTACTTCGCCATCGCCTACGACCTGTGGCCGCAGATCACCGGCCGCGCGCTCAACAACTGGCGGCTCATGCGCTGGCAGCTGTGGCTGTGGTTCATCGGCATGATCGTGACGACCTTCCCGTGGCACCTGGTCGGCCTCATGGGCATGCCGCGGCGCATGGCCTACTACGATTACAGCGACCCGGCGCTCGCGGGCCAGGGCGCGCTCGTGGCGCTTTCCGCAGTGGGCGGACTGATCCTCGTGATTTCGGCGGTGCTGTTCTTCATCGTGCTGCTTCAGGGCCATCGCAGCGAGGCGGCCGCGCCCGAGGAATATCGCTTCAGCAAACCGGTGCACGAGTCGGCCACGCTGCCGGTGGCGCTCAATAGCTTCGGGCTGTGGATCGTGCTGATGATCGCCCTCACGATCACCAACTACGGCTACCCGATCGCGCAGCTGCTGGCGACGCCCGAAACGGCCGTGCCCGCGATCCCGATTGGAGCGCAGCGATGA
- a CDS encoding alpha/beta fold hydrolase gives MKPLRLLMRLGAALFCAAALAPAMPSMSATVSHPAAAAAAITQHDIEANGLRLHYLQAGDKQNDATPVLLLHGYAETSHMWQPLMAQLGQQRVVIAPDLPGAGNSQIPASGYDKKTLAQDIHAMVQALGYRKVKLVGHDIGLMVAYAYAAQYPDEVESITLMDAFLPGVGDWQKVWLLRDKWHFNFYGPTPLALVDGRERIYFEHFWNDFAADPKHSVPEADRERYAAAYARPGRMKAGFEYFHAFPQDAADFAALAQTPLTMPMLVLAGEKASGTFLIDQARLVDTNVQGVIIPGAGHWLMEEAPGPTMAAIEQFVGGTAAR, from the coding sequence ATGAAACCCTTACGCTTGCTCATGCGGCTCGGCGCCGCCCTCTTCTGTGCGGCCGCCCTGGCGCCGGCCATGCCTTCGATGTCGGCAACCGTCTCGCACCCCGCCGCCGCTGCGGCTGCCATTACGCAGCACGACATCGAAGCGAACGGCCTGCGCCTGCACTATCTCCAGGCTGGCGACAAGCAGAACGACGCCACCCCGGTTCTGCTGTTGCACGGCTACGCCGAGACCAGCCATATGTGGCAACCGCTCATGGCGCAACTGGGCCAGCAGCGCGTCGTGATCGCGCCGGACTTGCCCGGTGCGGGCAATTCGCAAATCCCGGCGAGCGGCTACGACAAAAAGACGCTCGCACAGGACATCCACGCGATGGTGCAGGCGCTCGGCTATCGCAAGGTCAAGCTCGTGGGTCACGACATCGGGCTGATGGTCGCGTATGCGTACGCCGCGCAATATCCGGACGAAGTCGAGAGCATCACGCTGATGGACGCTTTCCTGCCAGGCGTTGGCGACTGGCAAAAGGTCTGGCTGTTGCGCGACAAGTGGCACTTCAACTTCTACGGGCCCACGCCGCTCGCGCTCGTGGACGGCCGCGAGCGCATCTACTTCGAGCACTTCTGGAACGACTTCGCCGCGGACCCGAAGCACTCGGTGCCTGAAGCGGACCGCGAGCGCTATGCGGCTGCCTACGCCCGCCCCGGCCGCATGAAGGCCGGCTTCGAATACTTCCACGCGTTCCCGCAAGACGCCGCCGATTTCGCGGCGCTCGCGCAAACGCCGCTCACGATGCCCATGCTCGTGCTGGCCGGGGAAAAGGCCTCCGGCACGTTCCTCATCGATCAGGCCCGGCTCGTCGATACGAACGTGCAAGGCGTGATCATCCCGGGCGCGGGGCACTGGCTCATGGAGGAAGCGCCGGGACCGACGATGGCTGCGATCGAGCAGTTCGTGGGCGGCACGGCTGCGCGTTGA
- a CDS encoding aldehyde dehydrogenase (NADP(+)) — MQITGDMLIGGRAVRGSEKPLAAFNPATGEAIPAPAFGSGTAADVDAACKLAAEAFDAYRTLPLAVRAAFLERIADGIAALGDALTERAHAETGLPKARLEGERGRTVGQLKLFAKEVLQGLWLTPTLDAALPDRKPLPRADLRLQKIALGPVAVFGASNFPLAFSVAGGDTAAALAAGCPVVVKAHGAHLGTSEMVGRVIQQAVQEMGLPEGVFSLIVGAGRTVGEALVAHPAIKAVGFTGSRAGGTALMRIAANRPEPIPVYAEMSSINPVFLLPEALAARGAAIAQGFVDSLVLGAGQFCTNPGLAIGIEGPALDQFAQAAAQALGVKPAQTMLTSGIHAAYEEGARRLAETQGVSALAQGQPASGPNQAFAALFETDAQTFLAQPALEDEVFGPASTLVRCKDEAELLAVAGHFAGQLTATIQMDSGDVPAALRLVPILERKAGRLLVNGFPTGVEVTHAMVHGGPFPATSDSRATSVGTSAMERFLRPVCYQDFPAELLPQALADANPLDLWRRKNGELVRG; from the coding sequence ATGCAAATCACTGGCGACATGCTCATTGGAGGCCGCGCCGTGCGCGGCTCGGAAAAGCCGCTCGCGGCTTTCAATCCCGCCACCGGCGAAGCGATCCCCGCACCGGCCTTCGGCAGCGGCACGGCAGCCGACGTCGATGCGGCGTGCAAGCTCGCGGCCGAAGCGTTCGACGCCTACCGCACGCTGCCGCTTGCCGTGCGCGCGGCGTTTCTCGAACGCATCGCCGACGGCATCGCCGCACTAGGCGACGCGCTCACCGAGCGCGCCCACGCGGAAACCGGTCTGCCCAAGGCGCGCCTGGAAGGCGAGCGCGGCCGCACGGTCGGTCAACTCAAGCTGTTCGCGAAGGAAGTGCTGCAGGGACTGTGGCTCACGCCCACGCTCGACGCCGCCCTGCCCGATCGCAAGCCGCTGCCGCGCGCCGACCTGCGTCTGCAGAAAATCGCGCTCGGCCCGGTCGCGGTGTTCGGCGCGAGCAACTTTCCGCTGGCGTTCTCGGTGGCTGGCGGCGACACGGCCGCTGCCCTCGCGGCGGGCTGCCCGGTGGTCGTGAAGGCGCACGGCGCGCACCTCGGCACCTCGGAGATGGTCGGCCGCGTAATCCAGCAAGCGGTACAAGAGATGGGGCTGCCCGAAGGCGTGTTCTCGCTGATCGTCGGCGCGGGCCGCACCGTGGGCGAAGCGCTCGTGGCGCATCCGGCCATCAAGGCCGTGGGCTTCACCGGCTCGCGCGCGGGCGGCACGGCGCTCATGCGCATCGCCGCGAACCGTCCCGAGCCGATTCCCGTTTACGCGGAAATGAGCAGCATCAATCCTGTGTTCCTTTTGCCCGAGGCGCTCGCCGCGCGCGGCGCGGCCATCGCGCAGGGCTTCGTCGATTCGCTCGTGCTCGGCGCGGGGCAGTTCTGCACGAATCCGGGTCTCGCGATCGGCATCGAAGGTCCGGCGCTCGACCAGTTCGCGCAGGCCGCCGCACAGGCGCTGGGCGTCAAGCCCGCGCAGACCATGCTCACGTCGGGCATTCATGCGGCGTATGAAGAAGGCGCGCGGCGGCTCGCCGAAACCCAGGGCGTGAGCGCGCTCGCGCAGGGCCAGCCCGCGAGCGGCCCGAACCAGGCGTTCGCCGCCCTGTTCGAGACCGACGCGCAAACCTTCCTCGCGCAACCCGCCCTCGAAGACGAAGTGTTCGGGCCGGCCTCGACGCTCGTGCGCTGCAAGGACGAAGCCGAACTGCTCGCCGTGGCCGGGCACTTCGCGGGCCAGCTCACCGCGACGATCCAGATGGACAGCGGCGACGTGCCCGCCGCCCTGCGCCTCGTGCCGATTCTCGAACGCAAGGCCGGCCGTCTGCTCGTGAACGGCTTCCCGACCGGCGTGGAAGTCACGCACGCGATGGTGCACGGCGGCCCGTTCCCGGCTACCTCCGATAGCCGCGCGACGTCGGTCGGCACGAGCGCGATGGAGCGCTTCCTGCGGCCGGTCTGCTATCAGGACTTCCCGGCCGAGCTGCTGCCGCAGGCGCTCGCGGACGCCAATCCGCTCGACCTCTGGCGTCGCAAGAACGGTGAGCTCGTGCGCGGGTAA
- a CDS encoding FadR/GntR family transcriptional regulator, with protein MAESLATPIAARSRNLAEQVVNFINEQIATRALKPGDKLPTESNLMTQLGVSRTVVREAISRLQAMSVIETRHGIGSFVLEPRREPLDLDVVPASTLDDVLSVLELRISLETEAAGLAAQRASERDLTGMRAALDALDIVIRSGGDSSGADLEFHVSVARATGNRYFVDILTQMGAALIPRRRVDSAGIAHRDPQAYAELVNREHESIFDAIARHDPDGARAAMRMHLSSSRERLRRAAAEAGEKA; from the coding sequence ATGGCGGAGTCGCTTGCCACGCCCATCGCCGCGCGTAGCCGCAATCTCGCCGAGCAGGTCGTCAACTTCATCAACGAGCAGATCGCCACGCGCGCGCTCAAGCCCGGCGACAAGCTGCCGACGGAAAGCAACCTCATGACGCAACTGGGCGTGAGCCGCACGGTGGTGCGCGAGGCCATTTCGCGTCTGCAGGCCATGTCGGTGATCGAAACGCGTCATGGCATCGGCAGCTTCGTGCTGGAGCCGCGCCGCGAGCCGCTCGATCTCGACGTCGTGCCGGCCAGCACGCTCGACGATGTGCTCTCCGTGCTCGAGCTGCGCATCAGCCTCGAAACGGAGGCCGCGGGTCTTGCCGCGCAGCGTGCGAGCGAGCGCGACCTTACCGGCATGCGCGCCGCGCTCGATGCCCTCGACATCGTCATCCGCTCGGGCGGCGATAGTTCGGGCGCCGACCTCGAATTTCACGTCTCGGTGGCGCGCGCCACGGGCAACCGCTATTTCGTCGATATCCTCACGCAGATGGGCGCGGCATTGATCCCGCGCCGTCGGGTCGATTCGGCCGGCATTGCGCATCGCGATCCGCAGGCTTACGCCGAGCTGGTGAACCGCGAACACGAAAGCATTTTCGACGCCATTGCCCGTCACGATCCCGATGGCGCACGCGCGGCCATGCGCATGCATCTGTCGAGCAGCCGCGAGCGGCTGCGCCGTGCGGCGGCGGAAGCGGGGGAAAAGGCGTAG
- a CDS encoding c-type cytochrome — protein MGAGLALAQTAAPSANAANAASAAAAAAAANAKPIASNAEQIARGEYLARAGDCIACHTVPSQQMFGGGRPMETPFGTLYTPNISSDKTFGIGAWTADEFYRMLHEGKSRDGTLLYPAMPFASYTKVTRADSDAIFAYLLSTPPVHKENRAHDLRFPYNKRALLLGWRTLFFRQGEFKPDPTQSAEWNRGAYLVQGLGHCTMCHTAINALGGNSASKEFQGGLIPVQDWYAPSLTSNKEAGLGDWSIEDIVDLLHAGVSKRGAVYGPMAEVVYDSFQYLTEDDVRAVAVYLKSLPGHNNEVDKSPKSTFVSEEAARLVPLGKKIYESQCAVCHATEGQGKPPHFPPLADNQSIQMNSAVNPIRMVLNGGYAPGTQKNPMPYGMPPFAQSLSDEEVAAVVTYIRTAWGNHGTPVSEHEVNALRSAPLF, from the coding sequence CTGGGCGCCGGACTCGCGCTCGCGCAAACGGCCGCACCCAGCGCGAACGCAGCCAACGCGGCCAGCGCCGCCGCAGCGGCCGCCGCGGCCAATGCCAAGCCGATCGCGAGCAACGCCGAACAGATCGCGCGCGGCGAGTATCTCGCGCGCGCCGGCGACTGCATTGCGTGCCACACGGTGCCCTCCCAGCAGATGTTCGGCGGCGGCCGCCCGATGGAAACGCCGTTCGGCACGCTCTACACGCCGAACATCTCGTCGGACAAGACCTTCGGCATCGGCGCCTGGACCGCCGATGAGTTCTACCGCATGCTGCACGAAGGCAAATCGCGCGACGGCACGCTGCTCTATCCGGCCATGCCGTTCGCGTCGTACACGAAGGTCACGCGCGCGGACTCGGACGCCATTTTTGCGTACCTGCTCTCCACGCCGCCCGTGCACAAGGAGAACCGCGCACACGATCTGCGCTTCCCGTATAACAAGCGCGCGCTGCTGCTCGGCTGGCGCACGCTGTTCTTTCGCCAGGGCGAGTTCAAGCCCGACCCGACGCAGTCCGCCGAATGGAATCGCGGCGCGTATCTCGTGCAAGGCCTCGGCCACTGCACGATGTGCCACACGGCCATCAACGCGCTCGGCGGCAACTCGGCCTCCAAGGAGTTCCAGGGCGGCCTGATTCCCGTGCAGGACTGGTATGCGCCTTCGCTCACTTCGAACAAGGAAGCGGGCCTCGGCGACTGGAGCATCGAGGACATCGTCGATCTGCTGCACGCAGGGGTTTCGAAACGCGGCGCGGTGTACGGACCGATGGCCGAAGTGGTCTACGACAGCTTCCAGTACCTCACCGAAGACGACGTGCGCGCCGTGGCCGTGTATCTGAAGTCGCTGCCGGGCCACAACAACGAGGTCGACAAGTCACCCAAGAGCACCTTCGTGTCGGAGGAAGCCGCCCGCCTCGTGCCGCTCGGCAAGAAAATTTACGAGTCGCAGTGCGCGGTGTGCCACGCGACCGAAGGCCAGGGCAAGCCGCCGCACTTCCCGCCGCTCGCCGACAACCAGTCCATCCAGATGAACTCGGCCGTGAACCCCATCCGCATGGTGCTCAACGGCGGCTATGCACCGGGCACGCAAAAGAACCCGATGCCCTATGGCATGCCGCCCTTCGCGCAGTCGCTCTCCGATGAAGAAGTGGCGGCCGTGGTCACCTATATCCGCACGGCGTGGGGCAACCACGGCACGCCGGTTTCCGAACATGAAGTGAACGCGCTGCGTTCCGCGCCGCTCTTCTGA
- a CDS encoding cupin domain-containing protein: protein MAIPHAAPGEVFDVRPLGGALKNAKSTTLIRAQQLEVMRIVLPAGKHLPEHSVPGEITVQCVEGVIRFFVNGDPRTMHAGDMLLLSGGEKHALEALDDASVIVTIHLAHGGA from the coding sequence ATGGCCATCCCCCATGCCGCGCCGGGTGAGGTCTTCGACGTACGCCCGCTCGGCGGCGCGCTCAAGAACGCGAAGTCGACGACGCTGATCCGCGCGCAGCAGCTCGAAGTCATGCGCATCGTGCTCCCGGCGGGCAAGCACCTGCCCGAGCACAGCGTGCCCGGCGAGATCACGGTGCAGTGCGTGGAAGGCGTGATCCGCTTCTTCGTGAACGGCGACCCGCGCACCATGCACGCCGGCGACATGCTGCTGCTTAGCGGTGGCGAAAAGCACGCGCTGGAAGCGCTCGACGATGCTTCCGTGATCGTCACGATTCATCTTGCGCATGGGGGCGCGTAG